TTTTTCACCCTCAGATCCATTATTACCGTTTTCACCCTTTCCATCCCCAGTACCATCTCCTTCACCTTTGCCTTCTCCCTTACCCTTTCCTTCACCTTTGGAACCCTTTTCACCTTTCTCCATTCCCTCTTTCATTTGTTCACTTAAACTCTCTTGCTTTTTGATGATGTCGGGTAATTGAAATCCCTGCCCACTTCCAGCACCGGGGCTCGGCATGCCCTTTCCAGAACCGGAACCCATGGCCATAGATAATTGCATTTGCATATTGCTTAAAATATCACTTAACAAAACCGCCAAATCATTGGCGCCAGTAATTGTATATTGCTGATTACCAATACCTTGTCGCGTTTGATTTTGTGCAAGCCTGTCTAAAGATTTATCTATATTATACTGTATTTCAGTCAACGACGAATTTATTTGGGTTCCAAGCAGCGGCTGTCGTAGCGACAGTGAAAACAAACTGTCGTCTATATGTTCAAAATTAGTTTTAAGATCGTTTTGGATATTTAACTTTTTACCAAAAATTGGGTTACCGTAATCAATCTTTTTAAATACTTCCATCAAATCTTCTTGCTGAAAAGAAAATACAACGAGATTATCCACAATTTGTCGCAGCATTTTTACATCTTCATCTATAGATTCCATTTGGCCGGATTTCATTTGCATTTGCATAGATTTGCCCATCTGTTTCATTTTTTGTCCAGCCTTTTTTTGATTCTTTCCGGCTTCGGTGGGATTCTTTTCCTTTAATTTTTCGGTGGCCTTTTTTTGCTCCTCATCAACTTGTTGCTCTCCAACTTTATCTTTAGGAATATCTAAAGGCTTCTTTAAATCTTCATTTTCCTTTTGAAGCTCTTCCGCTTGCTTTTTATGTTCTTCGAACTTTTTGTTTAATTCCTCTTGCGCTTCTTTTGTATTTTCCTCGACAGGTTTTTCTGCAAGTTTTTCCTGTTCCTCTCCTATTTCATATAATTGTTCGGCCAGTTTCTCCGCTTTCTTTTCAACGTAATAGCGCTTAGTTAATTCAAGTAATTGATCTAGATTTTTTTCTTGATTTTTATTTTGTTTTGAGAGCTTTTCAAGTTTATCCGTTAACTCTTCTTTTTGAATTTTTTCAAGTACTTTTTCCAATTCTTCGAGCAATTTTTCATTCTCCTTTAATTGCTCTTCATTTTCATCCAATCGTTTTTCAAGTTCTTCTTTAAATGAATCTTTTTCTTCCTTTTCCGGCTGAAAATTTTGAAGCTCCTCTTTTAATTCCTTTGAAAAATTCTTCATCATTTCCTCTTGCTGCTTCTGACGTTTTAGGAAATTTTCAAGCTTCTTTTTGTCATTGTAATTAAGTTGATTTTTTTCCTTTTGAGTACGCGAAAGTTCCTCTAAGGTTTGTCGTTGGTCCTTAAATTCTTCTAAAGATTTATCCAACCCCTTTATAGCGTTTTGTTGATTTTGCAATTGTTCTTCCTCCAGCTCAGCCTTGGTAAGCTTTTTGAATGAGAAAACACCCGATTTTGAAGATTTGTAATGATGGATAGCATCGTTGTCAAAAACTTCAAAATAGTATTCGTAGGCTACTCCTTCTTCTAAGTTCAATGCTCCTGGAAATACAAAGGTAAATTGATCAAAATTTGTTGCTTTAAGCGGTAAAAGTTGCTTTTTAGCCTGCTTTTCTTCTCCAATGGGGTAATAGACCAATTGTAATTTTGTAAGTCCATAATCGTCTGAAATCTGACCTAAAAATAAAACTCGCTGGCTATTGGTGCTATCTTGTTTTGACTGCACATCTATTTCGGGAAATTGATCCTTTACAACATTTAAAGTAAAGGCGAGATTTTCATAATCCTTCAATTTTTCGTTGGAAGTGGTAATAGCATAATCTAATTTGTTGTAAATATTTTTTTCAATATTAAACTTCGCTCCGTTCGCCGAAAATGAAAAAGAAGTATCTGCTGTTTTTAACGTAACCATTTCTGTGTTCTTGGTAGCCACGTTCCATTTAACCTTTGTGCCTTCGGGAACAGTAGCATTTCCCGTACTTTTTAAAGTTTCATCTTTTTTTCCGGTATAATGAGGATAATCCAAAACCATTTCAAAATTAAGCAGCGACGGAGTTTTTACGACGTCTAAACTATAAGTGCGAGAATTCACCTTATTGGCCTTTAAATTGAAAAGAACCCTTTCCGAGGGTTGTTGAAAAGTGTATTCGAAAAAACCGGGGGCAGTCTGCTGCATATAATAGGTTTCGCCATTATAATTGATGCTAGCATTCTCTGGAATAGCTGTGCCTTGAGTGCGAATTTTTAAGTTGAATGGTTTGTTTTCAACCGCATTCAAGTTTTCGTTCAACACTATAAAAGCAAAAGGTGCGGGTGGCTCAAAAGCAGTGTCATAATGCACTACGCGTTTATAACTACTCGAAAAAATATCTGTTCCACCTAAAAGACTAAAAGCCAAAAACACAAAGATAGGGATGGCTGCGTATTTTAAATATTTGGCGTTTTTTTTAAAATTTACCGCGCTTTTAAAAGGAATAGGTTGTAGCTCAATAGCCTTTTGATCAATACTTGCAGCTAGCAATTCACTTTCACGTTGGTTCTGATTTAACTGAATTACATTGAGCAATTTATCGTTTACCTGCGGAAAATGGTTCCCAATTATTTTTGAGGCTACTTCGTAATCAATTCCTTTTTGGAGTTTAAAAAGTTTTGCTAGCGGGAAGGCAATAAAGCGAACAAACAATCCTATTTCAACAATTACAAATGCCCAAAACAGTATGCGTCTTCCAGTGGGATTGAGCCACAGAAAATACTCAACGAGCAACGTTATAAGCAAATACAGCAGGCCAATGGCAAAAAAAAGGATAGCTCCCTTTATAAGCTCATTGGTGTAGTATTTCTTAATAAATTCTTCCAGTTTTTGCTGGATGATATTAAAAGTGCTCATAGTTTTTGTGAAAACAGGAATTTCACCCGTAGTGTTTTACATCTGTACGTACCATTAAAAGGTTTAAAACCCTGAAATAAGAAGCTAAAAATACAATAATATTCTGGTCTTGCCACGTTGCAATAATCAATCCAAAAAAACACAAAACCCCGACGTGCAATGACTTTAAAAAACCCGAGCATAATTGTACCTTTGCAGCTTATAAAATTAATGTAATATTATGTCTCAAAAAGTTCGGGTGCGTTTTGCCCCAAGTCCAACTGGTCCCTTACATATTGGTGGTGTTCGTACTGCCCTATTCAACTATTTATTTGCGAAAAAGCACGGAGGCGATTTCCTTTTGCGAATTGAAGATACAGATCAAAATCGTTTTGTGGAAGGTGCCGAGACTTATATTATTGAAGCTTTAAATTGGTTGCAGATACCCTACGACGAAGGCCCCAGGAAAGAAGGAAACTACGGTCCATACAGACAAAGTGAACGCAAGAATATTTATAAAGAATACGCCGATACTTTGATAAATTCTGGCAATGCGTATTACGCTTTTGATACTCCCGAAGAACTTGACGCACACCGTAAAGATCATGAAGCTAATGGAAAAACCTTCATTTACAATTGGCATAACCGTTTAAAGCTAAAAAATTCACTCACTTTTTCTGCGGAAGAAACACAACAAAAAATAGCAAATGGCGACGAATTTGTAATTCGGTTTAAATCGCCTGAGGATGAAACGCTCTATTTAAACGATCTTATTCGTGGCGGCATGCAAGTAGAAACCAATGTGCTGGACGATAAAGTTTTGTTTAAAAGCGACGGTATGCCAACCTATCATTTAGCCAACATTGTGGACGACCATTTAATGAAAATTACCCACGTAATCCGAGGCGAAGAGTGGTTACCGTCATTGGCACTGCACGTTTTGTTATACCGCGCTTTTGGTTGGAATGCCCCGCAATTTGCGCATTTGCCGCTGATTTTAAAACCAACTGGCAACGGAAAACTCAGCAAACGCGATGGCGATAAAATGGGTTTCCCTGTATTTCCTTTGGAATGGAAAACTGCAGAAGGCGATTTATTTTCCGGCTATCGCGAAGGTGGTTATCTGCCAGAAGCCGTTGTAAATATGTTAGCCTTTTTAGGCTGGAATCCAGGAACCGAGCAAGAAATTTTTAATTTAAACGAATTGGTTTCTGCCTTTGAACTGGAACGTGTGCATAAAGCCGGTGCCAAGTTTGATCCCGAAAAAACCAAATGGTTTCAGCATCAATACCTTCAAATGGTTGATGATTCAGTATTGGCAAATGAATTTGAAAAATATTTAAACAAAGTATCATTACAAAGCAATGCTCTGTCTCAACCATCAACAGAAACATTGATAAAGATCGTCTCCCTTTTAAAAGAGCGTGCAACATTCGTAAGCGACCTTTGGGAACAGGGAAGTTTCTTTTTTGTTGCCCCCACAACATACGATGCAAAAGCCTCCGATAAAGCTTTTAAACCTGAAACTCCAGGTATATTAAAACAGGTAATTACAATCTTAGACACTACTGACGATTTTTCCGCAACAAATCTCTCCGAAAGTGTAAAAGGCTGGATTACTTCAGAAAATATTGGATTTGGAAAAGTGATGATGCCACTGCGTTTGGCGTTGGTGGGTGAAATGAAAGGCCCAGAAGTTTTCGATATAATTTCAATTTTAGGGAAAAAAGAAAGTATTTCCCGAATTGAAAAAGCAATTAATCATATTTCTTAAACTTCTTATTCAACTCTATTTAATGATAGGAATGCGCGTAATTACAGCTTGCTCGCTTAAATTCGCGCGCAGACACACACCAAATAATCTGTTAGCAAATACTTAGTTACCAAAAATATTAGACGCCTAAAATTGCTTTAATTTCGTATCTTCCACATTCAATAATTAAAAATTTAAAGAAATATGGGAGGGTTTATTTTAGTACCAATTTTAATAATAGGCTTGTTTATTCTATTTGCAAGTTTTTTTACCGTGAAACAACAAACGGCTGCAATAGTAGAAAGATTTGGAAAATTTCAGAGTATTCGGCATTCTGGATTACAATTAAAAATACCTTTAATAGATCGAATTGCCGGACGCATTAATTTAAAAATTCAGCAATTAGATGTTATCGTTGAAACAAAAACGAAGGACGATGTTTTTGTACGGTTAAAGATTTCGGTACAGTTTCAGGTGTTGGAACAAAAGGTGTACGATGCATTTTACAAGTTGGAAAATCCACACGACCAAATTACATCCTACGTTTTTGATGTGGTGCGAGCAGAAGTTCCAAAAATGAAACTGGATGACGTTTTTGAGAGAAAAGACGATGTTGCAATTGCCGTAAAAGCCGAATTAAACGAAGCCATGAGCACATATGGTTACGATATAATTAAAACCCTTGTTACTGATATTGATCCGGATATACAAGTAAAAGCTGCAATGAACCGTATTAACGCGGCAGAACGAGAAAAAGTTGCCGCTGAATTTGAAGCAGAAGCCGAACGTATTAAGATTGTTGCAAAAGCTCGTGCAGAAGCGGAAAGTAAACGTTTACAGGGTCAAGGTATTGCAGATCAACGCCGCGAAATTGCACGTGGTTTAGAAGAAAGTGTAGATGTATTAAACAATGTAGGTATTAATTCGCAGGAAGCTTCGGCATTGATTGTAGTTACTCAACATTACGATACCCTACAATCTATTGGTGAAGAAACCAATACAAACCTTATTTTACTGCCAAATTCTCCACAAGCAGGTAGCGAAATGTTGAATAATATGATTGCCTCCTTTGTAGCAAGCAACCAGATAGGTGAAGAAATGAAGAAAAAAAACTTGGAAAAAGGAATTGTAATGAAAAAACGGCCTAAAAGACAAACCCCGCCACGACCCGAAGAAGGGGAAGATTTAAATTATTAACTAGCAAAACGTGTAAAACAAGAGCGTTCTTTAAAATTTTAAAGGACGCTCTTGTTTTATAATAATATTTAAATATTAATCGTTGTATTCTTTCTTTTTCACCGGTTTTATACCAATTAATTTATCCACCACTTTTAAAACAAATGCTCGCTTTATTATGGCTCCAAATGTATTTGCAATTAGGTTTATTGGCGAAAATGTTTCGCTTATTGTTTCCCTACTTTGGGTTAAACCGAGCTTAACTTCTTCTAAATCTATTTGTGATTTTAGACGAAGGTATTTTAAATCTCTATCTATTTCTTCAAAAGTAGTGTATCGCTTCATTCGTTTTAATTTGAAAAATTTTCGCTCCTAGCCTGCTCTTCCTGTAGAGTTTCTTGATAATTTGTCAATTCGTTTTCGGCTGCTTTTCTAGGTTCCAATTCGTCTTCGTCATATAATAAACTGGAGAATTTATGAAGCAAATTGCGCTCAATTATTTTCCTGCCATAAATAAACATGAAAATAAGGATTATTCCGTAAAATGCGCCAATTAATAGAAAACCTACATAATGATGTTCAAAGAAAGTTCCCAGCCAAAAAGCCGCCCCGATAGAAATAAAAAGCATCACAAAAAGTGATAAACTACCGTAAACGAGCAAATTTACCAATGCGATGGCGCCCTTCATAGTAGATTTAAACAGGCGAAGTTTATAGTACTCCGCCGTGCTTACGCTGTAATCCTCTATTCTGTCGGCTACCTGATTTAGACTTTCCTTAAGGCTACTAAATGCCATATTATGATGTTGCTTTTTTGGCTTTTGCTTTCGTTTTATCGATGGTAGCATCCATCTGTAATTTTGCATTTTGCTTTCTCAATGCCTCCAATTTATCTTCCATAGCTAACAAAATATCGTCTGCTTTATAGCTTGCTGATGATAAAGTTTCGTTTAGTTTTTGCTCAAAACTTACTCTTGCTTTTTGTGCTCTTTCGGTTAGATTGCTAGTGGTTTCTTGATATTGTTGGTTTAATTGCTTTTGAGCCTTTTTGGCTTCTTTGCTTAATTTGTCTCTTGTTTTAGACCCTTTGTCCGGTGCATAAAGAATTCCTAAACCAGCTCCAATAGCTGCTCCAGTAATTAATGCAAGAAGTGTTTGACCTGTATTTGATGCCATTTTTTTGTGTTTTTATTAGTTAATATCCTCAAAGGTAAGTAACGGCCATTCAGCATATTGTTAACAACCGGTTAATAGTTAATTTTCAATACCTAAATTTATCACAAAAAGAAAAAATTATAGCCAAATCCTCTTAAAATAAGCCGGATTTTGCCGAAATAATGTTAATTATTCATTCAATTTTGCCCAAGAGTCGCGTAAGGGTACGGTCCGATTAAAAACTAACTTTTCTGAAGTAGAATCGCGATCTACCACAAAATATCCCAACCGTTGAAATTGAAATTTATCCTCACTTTTTGATTGCGCTACAGACGGTTCTGCATATCCAGTGATTGTTTGTAAGGAATCTGGGTTTATGAAACCCATAAAATCTTTTTCTTTGTCGGCATCGGGTGAAGGAACAGTAAAAAGGCGGTCGTACAGCCTAACTTCAACTGGCAATGCGTGTGGCTCAGAAACCCAATGTAACGTACCCTTTACCTTGCGTAGCGAGGCTTCAGATCCGCTGCCACTTTTACTGTCAGGATCATAGGTGCAATGTATTTCGGTAATGTTTCCATCGGCATCCTTTACAACGCTTTCGCCTTTTATAATATACGCGTTTTTTAATCGCACTTCTTTACCAATGGTTAAACGAAAAAATTTGCGGTTTGCTTCTTCTTTAAAATCCTCTCTTTCTATTAATAATTCTCTTGAAAAGGGCACTTCGCGAAACCCTGCACTTTCGTCTTCCTGATTATTTTCGGCCTCCAACATTTCGGTTTTACCCTCCGGATAGTTATCTATTATTAATTTTACGGGATCTAAAACCACCATTATTCGCGGTGCTTTTTTATTTAAATCTTCGCGAACATTGAATTCTAAATGCGAAACATCAATTAAATTTTCGCGCTTTCCTACGCCAATACTTTCTGCGAAATTTTTTATAGATTCTGGCGTGTATCCTCTTCGGCGCAATCCTGAAATTGTTGGCATACGCGGATCGTCCCAACCTGTAACCACACCACTGCTTACCAAATGAGCGAGTTTTCGTTTACTAACGAGTGTATGACTTAAATTTCTACGCGCAAATTCACGCTGTTTAGGGCGTAATTTCTTTGGATCGACTACTTGGTCCAGAAACCAGTCATAAAGCTCTCTATGGGGCAGAAATTCGAGTGTACAGAAAGAATGCGATACCTGTTCTATATAATCGCTCTCGCCATGTGTCCAGTCGTACATCGGGAAAATTCGCCAATCTGTGCCTGTACGATGATGATTTTTAAAAAGTGTTCGGTACATAACCGGATCGCGCATTAACATATTTGGCGATTCCATGTTTATTTTGGCTCTCAGCACGTGCTCACCTTCCTTGGTTTCGCCATTTTTCATTTTTTCGAACAACTCTAAATTCTCAGCAACTGAACGATTGCGGTACGGACTTGCTTTTCCCACCGTATTCGGGGTGCCTTTTTGTTCTGCGATTGCTTCGGAAGTTTGCGAATCTACATACGCCTTTCCGTCTTTTATAAGTGCAACCGCCCAATCGTACAACTGCTGAAAATAATCTGAAGCATAACATTCGGTTGCCCAGGTATAGCCCAACCACGAAATATCGTGCTTAATGGCATCTACAAATTCCTGTTCTTCCTTTGCCGGATTGGTATCGTCAAAACGAAGGTTAACCGGGGCGCTATAACGTTCGCCCAAACCAAAATTTAAGCAGATTGATGACGCGTGGCCAATGTGCAGATAACCATTGGGCTCTGGTGGAAAGCGGAAGCACAATTGTTCTTTTGTATATTCCTTGCTAAGATCATCTTCAATTATTTGCTCTATAAAATTTAGCGGTGTGGCTTCGTTTGTCATATTTTTATTGATTTAAAGACGAATACCGTCTTGTAAATAATGCTTTCAATTTAAGTGGTACAAAGGTAACCAAATAAATAAAAAAGTATCTTTGCGAAAACTAATTCCATGGGAACGATTCGTTTAAAAAACATAAAAATTTATGCCTTTCATGGGTGTTTAATTGAAGAAGGAAAAATAGGTTCAGATTATTTGGTAAATCTATCGGTAAAAGCCAATTTAAAAAATGCCTCGATTACTGATGAACTTCAGGATACCGTAGATTACGTACTATTGCAAAAAATAGTAAGAGATGAAATGGCAGTACGCGCCAAGCTTTTAGAACACGTGGCAAAACGTATAATAGATTCCATACTTTTAAAAATTGAAATGGTAAACCAAGTAAAAGTAACCGTCGCTAAAAAGAATCCGCCTATTGGCGGCGATGTTGCAGAAGTAAGTGTTACGATGAAAAGCAAAAGGTAATTTACTTTTTTAATGGCAATTTTACGTTTAATTTTTTTACATTTGCAGTCATTCTGAGAAAAAACCTCAAGAATTTCCCGCCTTGGCAGGAATTTGGTATCGTGGCCGAGTGGCTAGGCTCAGCTCTGCAAAAGCTGCTACAGCGGTTCGAATCCGCTCGATACCTCTAATAAAACCTCAACTTTTTGTTGGGGTTTTTTTATTACAAGTTTCAAAAACCATTGGGCGCCGGAAACGTATATTCAAGACAAACGTAATTTATACAGTTTTTAAATTATTTTTCCAGCTGGTTGGGGGCATTTTCCAAAGTACCATCAACAGGAGGAATGGAATGTTCAATAGGCCGCTGCTTATTAGGAATTCTATTTAATCCTGCTTCAACCCCTTTTGGAAAAATACCTTGAATGAGTAATAAAATTCCAAAACCTAGAATTAATATACTTACCCACTTTTTTGTTTTAAAAATAAAGCGTGGCGTCATTTTATTTTTAAGTCTTTTTGCTAAAACCATTTTTAAAATGTCTGTAATAAAAAAAGCAGCCAACACAGTTGAAACAAATAGAAAAACGCCATTGTCCGAAGTTGTTAAGGCATTCGCCATAATTAGCGTACCAATCCATCCCGCTAAAACGCCAAAGTTTACAAAGTTTAAGAGAAAGCCTTTTAAAAATAATCCACCGAGATTTTTTTTCACTTTTACAGCGTAGTGCTCTCTAACAATTTTAAAAACCGAACGATTGGTACGTATGTACGAAATTATGCCATAAGCAATTAAAATAGCACCTCCGAAAATAAGTAATCCCGGATCGTGCTTAACCTTTTCAAGAATTCTATTGGTACTGAAAAAAGCTATTAATATAAAGATAACGTCTGCAAAAATAGCTCCTAAATCAAAAAAAATAGCCGCTTTTATTCCTTTCGTAATAGCCGTTTCAATTAGCGTAAAAAAAACGGGGCCAACGGCAAATGCCAATAGAAATCCATAAAACGCAGCATAGAGTAAACCGTCAAACATAGTACTGTAAAAATACAAATTACTTTTACCCAATTACGGTAAAAAATTAATTATTACTTTTTACAATTTCAATTTTTCCGCCGGCACGCCTTTTCTTTTTTACATTTTTTGGGTTGCCATAAATTTTTATAGAACCTCCCGCAGTTACTTTGGCATCAATACTATCAGTTGTAAAAAGTGTGGCATAACCCCCTGCAGTAACGCTTACCACACTCTGGGAACAAATAAGATTTTCAGCATTGTAAACCCCTCCCGAATTTATAGTAACTTGTTGACGTTTAGCTGTTCCTTCGGCATCTATTATACCACCTGAAACAGATTTTACATTTAGATTTTCTGTTGAAATTTGTACCGCTATTTTGGCACCTTCCTGCACTCTAAGTTCTAATGAAGGGGCTTTTATTTCTTCTTCTGAAAATATAAACGAACCTTCGTTGGCATCCAAAATTGAAATATTTTTATAATAAACCACAACCTCGGTTGAATTTCCATCAAAGCGTTCTTCCAGCTCCATTCTAATTTTTAAAACTCCGTTATCGTTTATAAATTTTACATAATCGGCATTGGTTCCGCTAACAACTACTTCATTTTTAGAAGCTGAAATAAGTTTAACCGTAATAAGATCAAAAACTTTTACCTCGTTAAAATCGCCAACCTCCATAGTCTGTTGGGCAAATGAAACCACAGATACACAAAGTGTGAATAGAAAAATTAATTTTTTCATTAGTAGTAATTGGTTTTAATTAGACTCTAATTGATGTCCTAACATCGTAAAATCTAAATGCTTCTTAACCAGATCTGCATTTTTTACTTTTACATATACTTCATCGCCAAGTCTATAAATATTGTTGGTACGTTGGCCAATTACGGCAAATTCATCTCTGTCAAATTCGTAACGGTCGTCCTGTAAATCTTGCAATCGTACCATTCCTTCGCATTTATTCGAGATAATTTCAATATATATTCCCCATTCGGTAACACCCGAAATAACCCCTAAAAACGCTTCGTCTTTATGATCCTGCATATATTTTATCTGCATGTATTTTATGCTATCGCGCTCGGCATTGGTAGCAAGACTTTCCATATCGCTACTATGGCCACATTTTTCTTCGTATTCTTCTTCTTTTGCAGATTTTCCATTTTCTAAATAATGCTGCAATAAGCGATGAACCATAACATCGGGATACCTACGAATTGGCGAAGTAAAATGTGTATAATAATCAAATGCCAAGCCGTAATGCCCTATATTATGGGTAGTGTACATGGCTTTGCTCATACTCCGGATAGCCAAGGTATCTATTAAATTCTGTTCCTTTTTACCTTGAACATCCTTTAAAAGTTTATTCATTGAAGTGGCTGTAGAATGACGGTCCTTTGTGTTTAATTTATAACCAAAGCGTTTAATTATATTTTCTAAAGCCGCAATTTTTTCATCATCCGGTTCGTCGTGAACACGATAAACAAACGTTTTTTTAGGTTGTTGCTTGCCTATAAATTCTGCTACTCGCCTATTTGCCAACAGCATAAATTCCTCAATCATTTTGTTGGCATCTTTACTTTCTTTAAAATACACACCCTCTGGATTTCCTTTGTTATCGAGTATGAATTTTACTTCAACTTTGTCAAAAGAAATTGCGCCGGCTCGCATACGTTTTGTACGTAACTTTTTTGCCATGGCATCCATTTGTAAAATAGCCTGTGCTATTTCCGGTTTTACCGTATATTCCTTATCGGTAATTGAAATATTTGACGGTATTTTATGTATTTCCTCTTTTGGATTTTCTATTACATGTTGCGCTTCTTCATAAGCAAAACGCGCATCGCTATACGTAACCGTTTTTCCAAACCATTGGTTTATAACTTCGGCTTTTTTATTCATTTCAAAAACTGCCGAAAAGGTATATTTTTCTTCGTTTGGTCGCAGCGAACATGCATTGTTAGAAAGAATTTCCGGTAACATTGGTACTACTCTATCTACTAAATATACCGATGTTGCGCGCTCGTAAGCTTCGTCATCAAGTTCGTTTCCGGGGGTTACATAATGTGAAACATCTGCAATGTGAATTCCTACCTCGTAGTTGCCG
This region of Aequorivita marisscotiae genomic DNA includes:
- the folB gene encoding dihydroneopterin aldolase; the protein is MGTIRLKNIKIYAFHGCLIEEGKIGSDYLVNLSVKANLKNASITDELQDTVDYVLLQKIVRDEMAVRAKLLEHVAKRIIDSILLKIEMVNQVKVTVAKKNPPIGGDVAEVSVTMKSKR
- a CDS encoding SPFH domain-containing protein, giving the protein MGGFILVPILIIGLFILFASFFTVKQQTAAIVERFGKFQSIRHSGLQLKIPLIDRIAGRINLKIQQLDVIVETKTKDDVFVRLKISVQFQVLEQKVYDAFYKLENPHDQITSYVFDVVRAEVPKMKLDDVFERKDDVAIAVKAELNEAMSTYGYDIIKTLVTDIDPDIQVKAAMNRINAAEREKVAAEFEAEAERIKIVAKARAEAESKRLQGQGIADQRREIARGLEESVDVLNNVGINSQEASALIVVTQHYDTLQSIGEETNTNLILLPNSPQAGSEMLNNMIASFVASNQIGEEMKKKNLEKGIVMKKRPKRQTPPRPEEGEDLNY
- a CDS encoding DUF4175 family protein, which translates into the protein MSTFNIIQQKLEEFIKKYYTNELIKGAILFFAIGLLYLLITLLVEYFLWLNPTGRRILFWAFVIVEIGLFVRFIAFPLAKLFKLQKGIDYEVASKIIGNHFPQVNDKLLNVIQLNQNQRESELLAASIDQKAIELQPIPFKSAVNFKKNAKYLKYAAIPIFVFLAFSLLGGTDIFSSSYKRVVHYDTAFEPPAPFAFIVLNENLNAVENKPFNLKIRTQGTAIPENASINYNGETYYMQQTAPGFFEYTFQQPSERVLFNLKANKVNSRTYSLDVVKTPSLLNFEMVLDYPHYTGKKDETLKSTGNATVPEGTKVKWNVATKNTEMVTLKTADTSFSFSANGAKFNIEKNIYNKLDYAITTSNEKLKDYENLAFTLNVVKDQFPEIDVQSKQDSTNSQRVLFLGQISDDYGLTKLQLVYYPIGEEKQAKKQLLPLKATNFDQFTFVFPGALNLEEGVAYEYYFEVFDNDAIHHYKSSKSGVFSFKKLTKAELEEEQLQNQQNAIKGLDKSLEEFKDQRQTLEELSRTQKEKNQLNYNDKKKLENFLKRQKQQEEMMKNFSKELKEELQNFQPEKEEKDSFKEELEKRLDENEEQLKENEKLLEELEKVLEKIQKEELTDKLEKLSKQNKNQEKNLDQLLELTKRYYVEKKAEKLAEQLYEIGEEQEKLAEKPVEENTKEAQEELNKKFEEHKKQAEELQKENEDLKKPLDIPKDKVGEQQVDEEQKKATEKLKEKNPTEAGKNQKKAGQKMKQMGKSMQMQMKSGQMESIDEDVKMLRQIVDNLVVFSFQQEDLMEVFKKIDYGNPIFGKKLNIQNDLKTNFEHIDDSLFSLSLRQPLLGTQINSSLTEIQYNIDKSLDRLAQNQTRQGIGNQQYTITGANDLAVLLSDILSNMQMQLSMAMGSGSGKGMPSPGAGSGQGFQLPDIIKKQESLSEQMKEGMEKGEKGSKGEGKGKGEGKGEGDGTGDGKGENGNNGSEGEKQGEGENGKGESERMNGELYEIYKQQQDLRQQLQNRLSKEGLKGNGGNLLKKMEGIEQQLLDKGFNENTLQQMQNLKYELLKLDKAAFEQGQENRRESKTNKREYRNPIQLAPDDIKKYFNTTEILNREALPLRQDYKNKVQEYFKEAND
- a CDS encoding glutamine--tRNA ligase/YqeY domain fusion protein, whose translation is MTNEATPLNFIEQIIEDDLSKEYTKEQLCFRFPPEPNGYLHIGHASSICLNFGLGERYSAPVNLRFDDTNPAKEEQEFVDAIKHDISWLGYTWATECYASDYFQQLYDWAVALIKDGKAYVDSQTSEAIAEQKGTPNTVGKASPYRNRSVAENLELFEKMKNGETKEGEHVLRAKINMESPNMLMRDPVMYRTLFKNHHRTGTDWRIFPMYDWTHGESDYIEQVSHSFCTLEFLPHRELYDWFLDQVVDPKKLRPKQREFARRNLSHTLVSKRKLAHLVSSGVVTGWDDPRMPTISGLRRRGYTPESIKNFAESIGVGKRENLIDVSHLEFNVREDLNKKAPRIMVVLDPVKLIIDNYPEGKTEMLEAENNQEDESAGFREVPFSRELLIEREDFKEEANRKFFRLTIGKEVRLKNAYIIKGESVVKDADGNITEIHCTYDPDSKSGSGSEASLRKVKGTLHWVSEPHALPVEVRLYDRLFTVPSPDADKEKDFMGFINPDSLQTITGYAEPSVAQSKSEDKFQFQRLGYFVVDRDSTSEKLVFNRTVPLRDSWAKLNE
- a CDS encoding LysE family translocator, whose translation is MFDGLLYAAFYGFLLAFAVGPVFFTLIETAITKGIKAAIFFDLGAIFADVIFILIAFFSTNRILEKVKHDPGLLIFGGAILIAYGIISYIRTNRSVFKIVREHYAVKVKKNLGGLFLKGFLLNFVNFGVLAGWIGTLIMANALTTSDNGVFLFVSTVLAAFFITDILKMVLAKRLKNKMTPRFIFKTKKWVSILILGFGILLLIQGIFPKGVEAGLNRIPNKQRPIEHSIPPVDGTLENAPNQLEK
- the gltX gene encoding glutamate--tRNA ligase, which codes for MSQKVRVRFAPSPTGPLHIGGVRTALFNYLFAKKHGGDFLLRIEDTDQNRFVEGAETYIIEALNWLQIPYDEGPRKEGNYGPYRQSERKNIYKEYADTLINSGNAYYAFDTPEELDAHRKDHEANGKTFIYNWHNRLKLKNSLTFSAEETQQKIANGDEFVIRFKSPEDETLYLNDLIRGGMQVETNVLDDKVLFKSDGMPTYHLANIVDDHLMKITHVIRGEEWLPSLALHVLLYRAFGWNAPQFAHLPLILKPTGNGKLSKRDGDKMGFPVFPLEWKTAEGDLFSGYREGGYLPEAVVNMLAFLGWNPGTEQEIFNLNELVSAFELERVHKAGAKFDPEKTKWFQHQYLQMVDDSVLANEFEKYLNKVSLQSNALSQPSTETLIKIVSLLKERATFVSDLWEQGSFFFVAPTTYDAKASDKAFKPETPGILKQVITILDTTDDFSATNLSESVKGWITSENIGFGKVMMPLRLALVGEMKGPEVFDIISILGKKESISRIEKAINHIS
- a CDS encoding YtxH domain-containing protein — protein: MASNTGQTLLALITGAAIGAGLGILYAPDKGSKTRDKLSKEAKKAQKQLNQQYQETTSNLTERAQKARVSFEQKLNETLSSASYKADDILLAMEDKLEALRKQNAKLQMDATIDKTKAKAKKATS